Proteins from one Blattabacterium cuenoti genomic window:
- the leuS gene encoding leucine--tRNA ligase, with the protein MEYNFKEIEKRWQTYWKKYNVFHTKENEKKKKYYILNMFPYPSGEGLHVGHCLGYVASDIYARYKRAEGYNVLNPIGFDSFGLPAEQYAIQTGKHPYETTFQNSQNYRNQMDKIGLSFDWARKFYTSDPSYYRWTQWMFIQIFNSWYDKDCEKAKPIDSLIKEFNKNGNLFIKASTPSNYKFSSKTWNKLSLYEKESILLDYRLAFLCKNIVNWCPGLGTVLANDEIKNGKSERGGYPVYKKKMLQWHIRISAYAERLIKGLSSIECSQSLKKLQSNWIGKSIGISFFLKIVYPINQINKIEFFISHPEMIFGLTFIILSPDHPLADKISVHFQKKNVLAFLMQDIPVNEDVKIPSGIFTGNYVFHPFIKSKQIPIYISSFFFFNHHKKSILGIPGHEENSKIFAKKFELEIIKVYEKNQKNDEICINSELLNGFNRKQAREKIIKVFLEKKIGKKRTNYKIRDAIFSRQRYWGEPIPIYFKKNIPKTIPIDKLPLILPKIDNYHPKNGESPLVRAKNWAWDEKNMKIVPNTLVDHKYVFQMETSTMPSWAGSSWYFLRYMDVHNHQFFLDKKKEHYWNNIDLYIGGSEHSTGHLIYARFWHKFLKDREWVTAEEPFKKILNPGMILSYSASILKIIGENTFISYGLKNEKNISFQEIYVNLSLIKKKNELDIEKFKKNKPEFCNANFILEKGIFLCKRTLEKMSKSKYNVINPDDICEKYGSDIFRIYEMFLGPITQSKPWDDQKINGIKNFMKKFWRLFHKENKFQVSELHPTFKELQILHQSIKNIQNKIQSFSFNTSISLLMIFVNQLTMLQCNKRKILEPLVQLIAPFSPHIAEELWFKLGNNKSIIDCPIPVFNQKYFIVDEITYPIMLNGKFKFSEKFDSRISTQEIKNKILNHPKTKSLLKEKIIKKLIIVPKKIINILHY; encoded by the coding sequence ATGGAATATAATTTTAAAGAAATAGAAAAACGTTGGCAAACATACTGGAAAAAATATAATGTTTTTCATACTAAGGAAAACGAAAAAAAGAAAAAATACTACATTTTAAACATGTTTCCTTATCCTTCTGGAGAAGGACTTCATGTAGGACATTGTTTAGGGTACGTTGCATCAGATATATATGCAAGATATAAACGTGCAGAAGGATATAACGTCCTTAATCCAATAGGATTTGATTCTTTTGGATTACCAGCAGAACAATATGCAATTCAAACTGGAAAACATCCTTACGAGACAACTTTTCAAAATTCACAGAATTATCGAAATCAAATGGATAAAATAGGACTTTCTTTTGACTGGGCCCGTAAATTTTACACTAGTGACCCTAGTTATTATCGTTGGACCCAATGGATGTTTATTCAAATTTTCAATTCTTGGTACGATAAAGACTGTGAAAAGGCTAAACCTATAGATTCTTTAATTAAAGAATTTAATAAGAACGGAAATTTATTCATAAAGGCAAGCACTCCTTCCAATTATAAATTCAGTTCAAAAACATGGAATAAATTAAGTCTTTACGAAAAAGAATCTATTCTTTTAGATTATCGTTTAGCCTTCTTATGTAAGAATATAGTAAACTGGTGTCCAGGATTAGGTACTGTTTTAGCTAATGATGAAATAAAAAATGGGAAAAGTGAAAGGGGGGGGTATCCAGTATACAAAAAAAAAATGTTGCAATGGCATATAAGAATTAGTGCATATGCAGAAAGACTTATCAAAGGATTAAGTTCTATTGAATGCTCTCAATCTTTAAAAAAATTGCAATCTAATTGGATAGGAAAGTCAATAGGAATCTCTTTTTTTTTAAAAATTGTTTATCCTATTAATCAAATCAATAAGATTGAATTTTTTATTTCTCATCCAGAAATGATATTTGGATTAACTTTTATTATATTATCTCCAGATCATCCTCTTGCAGATAAAATCAGTGTTCATTTTCAAAAAAAAAATGTTTTAGCATTCCTTATGCAGGATATTCCTGTCAATGAAGATGTAAAGATCCCTTCTGGAATTTTTACAGGAAACTATGTTTTTCATCCTTTCATTAAAAGCAAACAGATTCCTATTTATATTAGCAGTTTCTTTTTTTTCAATCATCATAAAAAATCTATTTTAGGAATTCCTGGACATGAAGAAAATAGTAAAATATTTGCTAAAAAATTTGAATTAGAAATTATCAAAGTTTATGAAAAAAATCAAAAAAATGATGAAATATGTATTAATTCTGAATTATTAAATGGATTTAATAGAAAACAGGCGAGAGAGAAAATTATAAAGGTTTTTTTGGAAAAAAAAATAGGAAAGAAAAGAACAAATTACAAAATACGTGATGCTATTTTTTCTAGACAAAGATATTGGGGAGAACCAATTCCTATTTATTTTAAAAAAAATATTCCAAAAACAATTCCTATAGATAAATTACCTCTTATTCTCCCAAAAATAGATAATTATCATCCGAAAAATGGAGAATCTCCATTGGTTAGAGCAAAAAATTGGGCTTGGGATGAAAAAAATATGAAAATCGTTCCAAATACATTAGTTGATCATAAATATGTATTTCAAATGGAAACTTCTACAATGCCAAGTTGGGCCGGTTCTAGTTGGTATTTTCTTAGGTATATGGATGTTCATAACCATCAATTTTTTCTTGATAAAAAAAAAGAACATTATTGGAATAATATTGATTTATATATTGGAGGATCTGAACATAGTACAGGTCATTTAATTTATGCAAGATTTTGGCACAAATTTTTGAAAGATAGGGAATGGGTTACTGCTGAAGAACCATTTAAAAAAATATTAAACCCAGGAATGATACTTAGTTATTCTGCTTCTATACTAAAAATTATAGGGGAAAATACCTTTATTTCTTATGGATTGAAAAATGAAAAAAATATTTCATTTCAAGAAATTTACGTAAATCTTTCTTTAATAAAGAAGAAAAATGAATTGGACATAGAAAAATTTAAAAAAAATAAACCAGAATTTTGTAATGCCAATTTCATATTGGAAAAAGGAATTTTTCTTTGTAAGAGAACATTGGAAAAAATGTCTAAATCTAAATATAATGTAATAAATCCTGATGATATTTGTGAAAAATATGGATCAGATATTTTTCGAATATATGAAATGTTTTTGGGTCCTATCACTCAGTCAAAACCTTGGGATGATCAAAAAATAAATGGAATAAAAAATTTTATGAAAAAATTTTGGAGATTATTTCATAAAGAGAATAAATTTCAAGTTAGTGAACTTCATCCAACATTCAAAGAATTACAAATCTTACATCAATCCATAAAAAATATACAAAATAAAATACAATCTTTTTCTTTCAACACATCTATCAGTCTATTGATGATTTTTGTAAATCAATTAACTATGTTACAATGCAATAAAAGAAAAATATTGGAACCTTTAGTTCAATTAATAGCTCCATTTTCTCCTCATATAGCAGAAGAATTATGGTTTAAATTAGGAAATAATAAATCTATTATTGATTGTCCGATACCAGTTTTTAATCAAAAGTATTTCATAGTAGATGAAATAACGTATCCGATTATGTTAAATGGAAAATTTAAATTTTCAGAAAAATTTGATTCTAGAATTTCTACACAAGAAATAAAAAATAAAATTTTAAATCATCCAAAAACAAAATCTTTATTAAAAGAAAAAATTATTAAAAAATTAATTATAGTCCCAAAAAAAATAATAAATATATTACATTATTAA
- a CDS encoding Glu/Leu/Phe/Val family dehydrogenase, with protein MCKNFYVKKKQNKNDTYSFFNCIEKNFDKATRFLSIEKGLLEQIKACNAVYRMHFPVKIEKEIKVIEAYRVQHSHHKLPCKGGIRYSIKVNQDEIMTLAALMTYKCAIVDVPFGGAKGGIKIDPQTTSYENIEKITRRYTSELIKKNFIGPGIDVPAPDYGTGEREMSWIFDTFLSIRPGDVDALACVTGKPVSQGGVRGRKEATGLGVFYGIRELCRMKEDMTSVGLDVGLVGKKIIIQGLGNVGYHAATFFHEAGAIIVALAEREGAIYNKKGLNISKVISHLKNTGSILNFPKAKNIENTENALELECDILIPAALENVIHKNNANRIKAKIIGEAANGPITPEADEILEKKGIIIVPDIYLNAGGVTVSYFEWLKNLSHVRYGRMEKKFSENMNAELLQVIETVCKNKISKEEKKIILRGPREIDLVRSGLEDTMISGFHKIRDIKKSSRIDNMRTAAFILAINKIVDSYEKLGIFP; from the coding sequence ATGTGTAAAAACTTTTATGTCAAAAAAAAACAAAATAAAAATGATACATACAGTTTTTTTAATTGTATAGAAAAAAATTTTGATAAAGCTACACGATTTCTTTCTATTGAAAAAGGTCTTTTAGAACAGATTAAAGCTTGTAATGCTGTTTATCGCATGCATTTTCCTGTAAAAATAGAAAAAGAAATAAAAGTTATTGAAGCTTATCGAGTTCAACATTCTCACCATAAACTTCCCTGTAAAGGAGGAATTAGATATAGTATCAAAGTTAATCAGGATGAGATAATGACTTTAGCAGCTCTGATGACCTACAAATGTGCTATAGTAGACGTTCCTTTTGGAGGGGCCAAGGGCGGTATTAAAATTGATCCACAAACTACATCATATGAAAATATAGAAAAAATAACTCGTCGTTATACTTCTGAATTAATTAAAAAAAATTTTATTGGTCCGGGGATAGACGTACCTGCTCCTGATTATGGTACTGGAGAAAGAGAAATGAGTTGGATTTTTGATACTTTTTTATCCATTCGTCCTGGAGATGTAGACGCATTAGCTTGTGTTACCGGGAAACCAGTGTCTCAAGGAGGAGTAAGAGGTAGAAAAGAAGCAACAGGGTTAGGAGTCTTTTATGGGATTCGAGAACTATGTAGAATGAAAGAAGATATGACTTCTGTAGGGCTTGATGTTGGTTTAGTTGGAAAAAAAATTATAATACAAGGGTTAGGAAATGTCGGATATCATGCTGCTACTTTTTTTCATGAAGCTGGAGCAATTATTGTAGCTTTAGCAGAAAGAGAAGGAGCTATTTATAATAAAAAAGGATTGAATATATCCAAAGTTATTTCGCATTTGAAAAATACAGGTTCTATATTAAATTTTCCAAAAGCAAAAAATATTGAAAATACAGAAAACGCTTTAGAATTGGAATGCGATATTTTGATTCCTGCAGCATTAGAAAATGTTATTCATAAGAATAATGCAAATCGTATAAAGGCTAAAATTATTGGAGAAGCGGCAAATGGACCTATCACTCCAGAAGCAGATGAAATATTAGAAAAAAAAGGAATTATTATAGTTCCTGATATTTATTTAAATGCGGGAGGAGTTACTGTTTCCTATTTTGAATGGCTTAAAAATTTAAGCCACGTTCGTTATGGACGTATGGAAAAAAAATTTAGCGAAAACATGAATGCAGAATTACTACAAGTTATTGAAACTGTATGCAAAAACAAAATTTCAAAAGAAGAAAAAAAAATCATATTGAGAGGACCAAGAGAGATTGATTTAGTAAGAAGTGGATTAGAAGATACAATGATTAGTGGATTCCATAAAATCCGTGATATAAAAAAATCATCAAGAATAGATAACATGCGAACTGCAGCATTTATACTTGCTATAAACAAAATTGTAGATTCTTATGAAAAATTAGGAATATTTCCATAA
- the pyrH gene encoding UMP kinase, which translates to MKYKRSLLKLSGEALMGTNEFGLHYTRLQQYAEEVKKVVDMGAQVAIVIGGGNIFRGFSRIKENTINRIEGDYMGMLATVINGIAFQAYLENVGICSYIQTAIRMDQIAEPFGKDRAIHHLERGRVVIFVAGLGNPYFTTDTAAVLRAIEIKADILLKGTRVDGIYTTDPEKDKYAKKIKSISFDMVYKMGIKVMDQTAFILGNENNLPIIIFDINRKGNFKKVISGEEIGTIVSKKK; encoded by the coding sequence ATGAAGTATAAAAGATCACTATTGAAATTAAGCGGGGAAGCTTTGATGGGAACTAATGAATTTGGACTTCATTATACTCGTCTTCAACAATATGCAGAAGAAGTAAAAAAAGTTGTAGATATGGGAGCTCAAGTAGCTATAGTAATTGGTGGAGGAAATATATTTAGAGGATTTTCTAGAATAAAGGAAAATACTATAAATCGTATAGAAGGAGATTACATGGGTATGTTAGCTACTGTTATAAACGGAATAGCTTTTCAAGCATATTTAGAAAATGTAGGAATATGTTCTTACATTCAAACAGCTATCAGAATGGATCAAATAGCAGAACCTTTTGGTAAAGATAGAGCTATTCATCATCTTGAAAGAGGAAGAGTTGTAATATTTGTAGCAGGATTAGGAAATCCTTATTTTACTACAGATACAGCCGCAGTTTTACGTGCTATAGAAATAAAAGCTGATATATTGTTAAAAGGAACTAGAGTTGATGGAATTTATACAACAGATCCAGAAAAAGATAAATATGCAAAAAAAATTAAAAGCATATCTTTTGACATGGTATATAAAATGGGGATCAAAGTGATGGATCAAACTGCTTTTATATTGGGAAATGAAAATAATTTACCGATTATTATTTTTGATATTAACAGAAAAGGAAATTTTAAAAAAGTAATTTCTGGAGAAGAAATAGGTACTATAGTTTCCAAAAAAAAATAA
- the frr gene encoding ribosome recycling factor, translating to MDELNNIFCSCKRDMEKILKQLKEDIHRIRLGSKSVVSILEKIKIKCYEKHSMLMEVANITIVDSMNIIIHPWDRSITSHIDKAIIDANLGFMPTNKGESIHINLPIITEEGRKNLIKKIKLQIEHAKVLIRNIRKKNNRHVRKLQISEDISKSGETRIQKITSEYIKKVDNLFLYKEKEILRI from the coding sequence ATGGATGAATTAAACAATATTTTTTGTTCTTGTAAAAGAGATATGGAAAAAATTTTGAAACAACTAAAAGAAGACATTCATCGTATTCGATTAGGTAGCAAATCTGTAGTTTCTATTTTAGAAAAAATCAAAATAAAATGCTATGAAAAGCATTCCATGCTTATGGAAGTAGCAAATATTACGATTGTAGATAGTATGAATATTATTATTCATCCTTGGGATCGTTCTATTACTTCACATATAGACAAAGCTATTATAGATGCAAATTTAGGTTTTATGCCAACTAATAAAGGAGAATCTATTCATATAAATTTACCAATTATTACAGAAGAAGGAAGAAAAAACCTCATAAAAAAAATTAAATTGCAAATAGAACATGCAAAAGTTCTCATAAGGAACATCCGAAAAAAAAATAATAGACATGTAAGAAAATTACAAATATCCGAAGATATTTCTAAATCAGGAGAAACACGTATACAAAAAATAACAAGTGAATATATAAAAAAAGTAGACAATTTATTCCTTTATAAGGAAAAAGAAATATTAAGAATATAA
- the asnS gene encoding asparagine--tRNA ligase — MVKKYSIKELLDEGITVVNKKVLVKGWIRSFRSSIFIVLNDGSTIKNLQVVLSQELKKKNHKKITIGTSIQVIGTVTESIGKKQCIELHASDINVYGFVDSSVLQQSILQPKKHSFKKLREQAHLRFRTNIFSCIMRIRHHIAFCIHQYFHEHGFFYVHTPIITTSNCEGSGKMFQITTMDLKKNPVDYTKDFFQCKTYLSVSGQLEAETAIFGLGKVYTFGPVFRAENSNTSRHLSEFWMIEPEIAFYDLEENINLAEDFLKFIIKYILDKNMEDLSFLNEHFKKYKKNETEHLLERLNIVLKSPFKRISYTEAVKILIKEEKKQNMKFFHPIVWGMDLQSEHEQYLVNKYFKIPVVVFDYPSSIKAFYMRINNDGKTVRAMDLLFPDIGEIIGGSQREERYEILLQRIKDTNTDKNKLWWYLDTRRFGSVPHSGFGLGFDRLVQFITGMNNIRDVIPFPRTPNHAEF, encoded by the coding sequence ATGGTAAAAAAATATTCAATTAAAGAATTATTAGATGAAGGGATTACTGTTGTAAACAAAAAAGTGTTGGTTAAAGGATGGATTCGTTCTTTTCGTTCTTCTATTTTTATTGTTTTAAATGATGGATCTACAATTAAAAATTTGCAAGTTGTTTTATCTCAAGAATTGAAAAAAAAAAATCATAAAAAAATAACAATTGGAACTTCAATTCAAGTAATAGGAACTGTAACAGAGAGTATAGGGAAAAAACAATGCATAGAATTGCATGCATCAGATATAAATGTATATGGATTTGTCGATTCTAGTGTTCTTCAACAATCTATTTTGCAACCTAAAAAACATAGCTTTAAAAAACTGCGTGAGCAAGCACATTTACGTTTCAGAACAAATATTTTTAGCTGTATTATGCGAATTCGTCATCATATAGCTTTTTGTATCCATCAATATTTCCATGAACATGGTTTTTTTTATGTTCATACTCCAATAATTACTACTTCTAATTGTGAAGGAAGTGGTAAAATGTTTCAAATTACTACCATGGATTTAAAAAAAAATCCAGTAGATTATACAAAAGATTTTTTTCAATGCAAAACTTACCTAAGTGTATCTGGACAGTTAGAAGCAGAAACAGCTATTTTCGGATTAGGGAAAGTATACACGTTTGGGCCTGTATTTCGTGCAGAAAATTCCAACACTTCACGGCACTTATCAGAATTTTGGATGATAGAACCAGAAATTGCTTTTTATGATCTAGAAGAAAATATAAATTTAGCTGAAGATTTTCTAAAATTTATTATAAAATATATTCTTGACAAGAATATGGAAGATTTATCTTTTTTAAACGAACACTTCAAAAAATATAAAAAAAATGAAACAGAACATCTTTTAGAAAGATTAAATATTGTATTAAAATCTCCATTTAAAAGAATTAGTTATACAGAAGCTGTAAAAATTCTTATCAAAGAAGAAAAAAAACAAAATATGAAATTTTTTCATCCAATTGTTTGGGGAATGGATTTACAGTCTGAACATGAACAATATTTAGTCAATAAGTATTTTAAAATTCCTGTTGTTGTATTTGATTATCCTTCTTCTATTAAAGCTTTTTATATGCGTATTAATAATGATGGAAAAACAGTTAGAGCTATGGATCTTTTATTTCCAGATATAGGAGAGATCATTGGAGGTTCTCAAAGAGAAGAACGTTATGAAATATTATTACAACGCATAAAAGATACAAATACGGACAAAAATAAACTTTGGTGGTATTTAGATACACGTCGTTTCGGTTCTGTTCCTCATAGTGGATTTGGTTTAGGTTTTGATCGTTTAGTTCAATTTATAACAGGAATGAATAATATCCGTGATGTTATTCCATTTCCAAGAACTCCAAATCATGCAGAGTTTTAA
- the rpoN gene encoding RNA polymerase factor sigma-54, translated as MLKQQLLQKGQHKLSPLQIKLMKLVQLSTLDFEQKVQQELEENPALEEENCSDLEEENSESEMNDHDFDIIEDQNKSIDSSEFDEYMNDDEIEDVQINHKNNGVARNLTLTSVVSFQEYLKNQLHTFRLKEEDLLIADFILGNIDNNGYIRRKITSIVDDILLILGISVSVEKVEKLIVNYIQELDPVGVGSRNLRECLLLQLRRKKMTKEVIIAKKIIQSNFECFVKKHYQKLKKKLGITKENLRKSIHQIEKLNPKPGIIYSENTKNLNHIIPDFTICIVDKKLELSLNQINTPELKVSSFYLEMLRNYKSSKNLKKNENTIVFLKQKIDSAKWFVDAIKKRQNTLMLTMNAIMDYQKEYFLTGDRIKIKPMILKNISQKIGVGISTVSRVANSKYVNTPYGTFLIKSFFSEKMKNKEGKEISTIEIKKLLGESIDQENKKKPLTDENLSKILKKKGYLIARRTVSKYRNQMHIPVARMRKNL; from the coding sequence ATGTTAAAACAGCAATTATTACAAAAAGGACAACATAAACTCTCTCCTCTGCAAATTAAACTAATGAAATTAGTTCAGTTATCTACTTTAGATTTTGAACAAAAAGTACAACAAGAATTGGAAGAAAATCCTGCCTTAGAAGAAGAAAATTGTTCTGATTTAGAAGAAGAAAATTCAGAATCAGAAATGAATGATCATGATTTTGATATCATAGAAGATCAAAATAAATCTATAGATAGTTCTGAATTCGATGAATATATGAATGATGATGAAATTGAAGATGTTCAAATAAATCACAAAAATAACGGTGTAGCAAGAAACCTTACTCTTACTTCTGTAGTTTCTTTTCAAGAATATTTAAAAAATCAATTACATACTTTTCGTTTAAAAGAAGAAGATTTATTAATAGCAGATTTTATATTAGGAAATATAGATAACAATGGCTATATTAGAAGAAAAATTACATCTATCGTAGACGATATTCTTTTAATACTCGGAATATCCGTTTCTGTAGAAAAAGTAGAAAAACTCATTGTCAACTACATCCAAGAATTAGATCCAGTAGGTGTAGGATCTAGAAATTTACGAGAATGTTTACTTCTTCAATTAAGAAGAAAAAAAATGACTAAAGAAGTTATTATAGCAAAAAAAATTATACAATCAAATTTTGAATGTTTTGTAAAAAAACATTATCAAAAACTAAAAAAAAAATTAGGAATAACAAAAGAAAATTTACGAAAATCTATTCATCAAATAGAAAAATTAAATCCAAAACCAGGAATAATTTATTCTGAAAATACAAAAAATTTAAATCATATAATTCCTGATTTTACTATTTGTATAGTAGATAAAAAATTAGAATTATCTTTAAACCAAATAAATACACCAGAACTGAAGGTTTCATCTTTCTATTTAGAAATGTTAAGAAATTATAAATCTTCAAAAAATTTGAAAAAAAATGAAAATACTATTGTTTTTTTGAAACAAAAAATAGATTCAGCAAAATGGTTTGTAGACGCAATTAAAAAACGTCAAAATACACTTATGTTAACAATGAATGCAATTATGGATTATCAAAAAGAATATTTTTTAACTGGAGATAGAATTAAAATAAAACCTATGATTTTAAAAAATATTTCACAAAAAATAGGTGTAGGAATTTCTACAGTTTCACGTGTAGCCAATAGCAAATATGTTAATACTCCATATGGAACTTTTTTAATTAAAAGTTTTTTTTCGGAAAAAATGAAAAATAAAGAAGGAAAAGAAATTTCTACTATTGAAATCAAGAAACTTTTAGGAGAATCCATTGATCAGGAAAATAAAAAAAAACCTCTTACTGACGAAAATTTATCTAAAATTCTCAAAAAAAAAGGCTATCTAATAGCTAGAAGAACGGTATCTAAATACCGAAATCAAATGCATATTCCTGTTGCAAGAATGAGAAAAAACTTATGA
- a CDS encoding aldehyde dehydrogenase family protein: MFHTINPVDNKILKTYYFLSEKDIKAKLSIAGHAYKKWKNYSFNSKVKCLTALYFCMKKNIEIISHFITQEMGKPIYQSRLEVSKSINLCEYYCKLKKSIFFQEIHTEYEKSYVRFEPIGVILGIMPWNYPIWQTIRSTIPNLLLGNVIIIKPSLNTTSCCMILEKMFVECGFPEGIFQILLIDVSKIESVISDSVIQGVTFTGSSLSGSIIGSLSGKYIKKSILELGGNDAFVIMKDVENIKKTAKLAIKSRLNNTGQTCISAKRFIVDKSILDDFIDIVIQEMKKYKKGNLYHESTKIGYISRSDLSEKLYQQYKNIISNGGKICLESKRNGNFFSPSLLKIEKDNPIISKEEIFGPIGIVSSFSVEEEIPNIVNNTCYGLGSSIWTKDLEKAETLSKKIDTGMVFINEIVKSDVRFPFGGVKKSGYGRELSIFSIKEFSNWKTVIISKS, translated from the coding sequence ATGTTTCATACTATTAATCCTGTGGATAATAAAATTTTAAAAACTTATTATTTTCTATCTGAAAAGGATATTAAAGCTAAATTATCTATAGCTGGTCATGCATATAAAAAATGGAAAAATTATTCTTTTAATTCTAAAGTTAAATGTTTAACAGCATTATATTTTTGCATGAAAAAAAATATAGAAATTATATCTCATTTTATTACCCAAGAAATGGGAAAACCTATTTATCAATCTCGTTTAGAAGTAAGTAAAAGCATAAATTTATGTGAATATTATTGTAAACTGAAAAAATCCATTTTCTTTCAAGAAATTCATACTGAATATGAAAAATCTTACGTAAGATTTGAACCTATAGGAGTTATATTAGGAATAATGCCTTGGAACTATCCTATTTGGCAAACTATAAGATCTACTATACCTAATTTATTATTAGGGAATGTAATTATTATTAAACCATCATTAAATACAACATCCTGTTGTATGATTTTGGAAAAAATGTTTGTAGAATGTGGATTTCCAGAAGGAATTTTTCAAATATTATTAATAGATGTTTCTAAAATAGAATCAGTTATATCGGACTCCGTAATACAAGGAGTTACATTTACTGGAAGTTCTTTATCTGGAAGTATTATAGGATCGTTATCTGGAAAATATATTAAAAAATCTATTTTAGAGTTAGGAGGTAATGATGCTTTTGTAATTATGAAAGATGTTGAAAATATCAAAAAAACGGCAAAATTAGCTATAAAATCCAGATTAAATAATACGGGACAAACATGTATTTCTGCAAAAAGATTTATTGTAGATAAATCTATTCTTGATGATTTTATAGATATAGTTATTCAAGAAATGAAAAAATATAAAAAAGGAAATTTATATCATGAATCTACTAAAATAGGTTATATATCTCGTTCTGATTTATCTGAAAAATTATATCAACAATATAAGAATATAATATCAAATGGAGGAAAGATTTGTTTAGAATCTAAGAGAAATGGAAATTTTTTTTCTCCTTCTTTATTGAAGATAGAAAAGGATAATCCTATAATCAGTAAGGAAGAAATTTTTGGACCAATAGGAATTGTTTCTTCTTTTTCTGTAGAAGAAGAAATTCCTAATATTGTCAATAATACATGTTACGGATTAGGATCATCTATTTGGACAAAAGATTTAGAAAAAGCAGAAACATTATCCAAAAAAATAGATACTGGTATGGTGTTTATTAATGAAATTGTGAAATCAGATGTTCGATTTCCTTTTGGAGGAGTAAAAAAATCTGGATACGGTAGAGAATTATCTATTTTCTCTATAAAAGAATTTTCCAATTGGAAAACAGTTATTATAAGTAAATCATAA
- a CDS encoding SufE family protein translates to MTLNKREKIIKKEFHVLKNWEEKYEYLIDLGNKLPKKSDDFRSDEKLIHGCQSKVWMDAQLKKYRIFFEADGDALLPRGMVALMIRIYSGLLPFEIINSNANFIYEIGFQSFLSPIRANGMLLFLKKIKFYAIAFNAKISIGLNKNRGLI, encoded by the coding sequence ATGACTTTGAATAAAAGAGAAAAAATAATAAAAAAAGAGTTTCATGTCCTAAAGAATTGGGAAGAAAAATATGAATATTTGATAGACTTAGGAAATAAATTACCTAAAAAATCAGATGATTTTCGATCTGATGAAAAATTAATTCATGGATGTCAATCAAAAGTTTGGATGGATGCTCAATTAAAAAAATACCGTATTTTTTTCGAAGCAGACGGTGACGCTTTATTACCTAGAGGAATGGTAGCTCTTATGATTCGTATTTACTCAGGGTTATTGCCTTTTGAAATTATCAATTCAAATGCTAATTTTATTTATGAAATAGGATTTCAATCTTTTTTATCTCCTATTAGAGCGAATGGAATGCTTTTATTTTTAAAAAAAATAAAATTTTATGCCATAGCTTTTAATGCAAAAATTTCTATTGGTTTGAATAAGAATAGAGGTCTAATTTGA